A region from the Vanacampus margaritifer isolate UIUO_Vmar chromosome 5, RoL_Vmar_1.0, whole genome shotgun sequence genome encodes:
- the sertad3 gene encoding SERTA domain-containing protein 3, whose amino-acid sequence MIMKPHKRKLQPDSSDDSSGGGCGGALSWEHQRQFVFSVSLHKYQRDQELAEPSLRRSVLISNTLRQVEACQVPSLDLQPPHPPVTHPPHEQPIASVTNDLPSAAKCQRLASGRASSEEAEDWSSLSADPDFTISPAVSSILTGLDSSLDTSVSPQFPSPRPALRSLENLQACTDAGGFWLRQQIRGAHSQDLMEWEVGVEAARSSYLKDVTAEDMFHDIDTSQLERDMGILGLRSDGGPPEEDLVYHSTKGLPSISSFSSPPTSFKDGLDLEHLMTMLVES is encoded by the coding sequence ATGATCATGAAGCCACACAAGCGCAAGCTTCAGCCGGACTCATCTGATGATTCTTCGGGTGGTGGCTGCGGCGGCGCCCTGTCATGGGAGCATCAGCGTCAGTTTGTGTTCAGCGTCTCCCTTCACAAGTACCAGCGGGACCAGGAGCTGGCCGAGCCCAGCTTGCGGCGGTCCGTCCTCATCAGCAACACCCTGCGGCAGGTGGAAGCGTGTCAAGTGCCGTCCCTCGACCTCCAGCCACCTCACCCACCTGTTACCCATCCGCCGCACGAGCAGCCGATAGCCAGCGTCACGAATGACCTGCCATCCGCCGCTAAATGCCAGCGGCTGGCATCCGGTCGCGCATCATCCGAGGAAGCCGAGGACTGGAGCTCCCTGTCCGCCGACCCAGATTTCACCATTTCGCCCGCCGTCTCGTCCATCCTCACCGGCCTGGATTCCAGCCTGGACACGAGCGTGTCGCCGCAGTTTCCCTCCCCACGGCCGGCCCTGAGGTCCCTGGAGAACCTGCAGGCCTGTACGGACGCCGGCGGGTTCTGGCTGAGGCAACAGATCCGAGGGGCTCATAGCCAGGACCTGATGGAGTGGGAGGTTGGCGTGGAAGCGGCGCGCTCCAGCTACCTGAAGGACGTCACGGCCGAGGACATGTTCCATGACATAGACACGTCCCAGCTAGAGAGGGACATGGGGATTCTGGGCCTGAGGAGCGACGGGGGCCCGCCTGAGGAGGACCTCGTGTACCACAGCACTAAGGGCCTGCCATCCATCTCGTCTTTCAGCTCGCCGCCGACCTCCTTCAAGGACGGACTGGATCTGGAGCACCTGATGACCATGCTGGTGGAGTCTTGA
- the kcnk6 gene encoding potassium channel subfamily K member 6, whose amino-acid sequence MNPLGRSWLLLSGFVLFYVIYLLFGGLVFSSLERPVEEQLRRDLDALKRRFLNQSCVSAAALEHFVGQVLAANRYGVAVNPNASSDASNWDLTSAMFFANTLVTTVGYGHTTPLSDVGKVFSIVYALLGVPFTMLVLTACVQRLMYPLVAAPLHQLQRCGLEARPAAGVHFLSLLTLVLLCLFAAPAAVFSALEGGWSFLDGFYFCFISLCTIGLGDFVPAAKPEQDFKQLYQVAVMVYLFVGLMMMYLLLRTFHKMADLHGLTTFLQLPRCEESDQEEDREPIVENGQSAAAAAQKRPSYNSISDR is encoded by the exons ATGAATCCCCTCGGCAGGTCGTGGCTGCTCCTCAGCGGTTTCGTCCTCTTCTACGTCATCTACCTCCTTTTCGGCGGCCTCGTCTTCTCCAGCCTCGAGCGGCCCGTCGAGGAGCAGCTCCGCCGGGACCTGGACGCCCTGAAGCGGCGTTTTCTCAACCAGAGCTGCGTGTCGGCCGCTGCCCTGGAGCACTTTGTTGGCCAGGTGCTGGCCGCCAACAGGTACGGCGTGGCGGTCAACCCGAACGCCTCCTCTGACGCGTCCAACTGGGACTTGACCTCGGCCATGTTCTTCGCCAACACGCTGGTCACTACCGTGG GTTACGGTCACACTACGCCGCTGTCCGATGTGGGCAAGGTCTTCTCCATCGTGTACGCTCTGCTGGGCGTTCCCTTCACCATGCTTGTCCTGACGGCGTGCGTGCAGAGGCTGATGTACCCCCTGGTGGCGGCCCCCCTCCACCAACTGCAGCGCTGCGGCCTGGAGGCCCGGCCGGCGGCCGGCGTGCACTTCCTGTCGCTGCTGACGCTGGTGCTACTGTGTCTGTTCGCGGCCCCGGCGGCCGTGTTCAGCGCCTTGGAGGGCGGCTGGTCCTTCCTGGACGGCTTCTACTTCTGCTTCATCTCGCTGTGCACCATCGGCCTGGGGGACTTTGTGCCTGCCGCCAAGCCTGAGCAGGATTTCAAACAGCTCTACCAGGTCGCCGTCATGG TCTACCTTTTTGTGGGCCTGATGATGATGTACCTTCTGCTGCGCACCTTCCACAAGATGGCCGACCTGCACGGTCTGACCACTTTCCTGCAGCTGCCGCGCTGCGAGGAGTCCGACCAGGAAGAGGACCGCGAGCCCATCGTGGAGAACGGGcagtccgccgccgccgccgcccagaAGCGGCCCTCGTACAACTCCATCAGCGACCGGTGA